TCAGCTAGGGCTGGAGCAGGACTTTGAGCAGAAGCAGATGCCCGAAGGCAAGCTTATGGTGGATGGCTACTTGCTCTGTGTGGATGTTAGCAGGGGCATGAACCGTAGCTTTGAGGACCAGATGAAGTTTGTCACCAACCTCTATAACCAGCTAGCCAAAACGAAGAAGCCTGTGGTAGTGGTTCTCACTAAATGTGATGAAGGTGTTGAGCGCTACATTAAAGACTCACACACCTTTGCCCTAACCAAGAAAAACCTACAGGTGGTAGAAACATCAGCACGCTCTAATGTCAATGTTGACCTAGCCTTCCTTACACTGGTTCAACTAATAGACAAGAGTAGGGGAAAGCTCAAGATTATCCCTTACTTTGAGGCACTGAAACAGCAGAGTCAACAGATTGCCTCAGCCAAAGACCGCTATGAGTGGCTGGTCAACAGAATTGTGAAGAATCACAATGAAACATGGCCAACTGTCAGTCGCCGTATGCTCACAGCCCCTGAGTACAAGGAATATGTTTTTCTTGAGGGGACAGCTAAAGCCAAGAAACTGTTCCAGCAGCATGTGCACAGACTTAAGCAAGAGCATATAGAGAAACGCAGGAAGGCCTATTTAGCCACTCTACCACAGGCCCTGTCTATATTGTTACCAGAGCTGGATAAGATAGACCACCTGAGCTGGTCTGGAGTTCAGAAAGTCCTGGAGACAAAGAGGGATTTCTCTCAGTGGTTCGTAGTGCTAGATGATACCCCTTGGGAGACTACACTACACATCGATAACATGGAGGATGATCGTATCCCCCAGGACCTCCTGGAGACCCCAGCAGCTCAAACTATCTATGAGACCCACCTGGAGCAGCTAAGGAATGAGCGCAAGCGAGCTGAGATGAGATGGGAGTTCAAGGAGAAGCTAAGTGTCTCCCCTTTCATCACACCAGGGAAACCATGGGAAGAGGCCCGCAGCTTTATCATGAATGAAGATTTCTACCAGTGGcttgatgaaaatgaatatCTGGATATCTACAACAAACACCAGAAGGAAATCATAGACCGGGCCAAAGAGGACTTTCAGGAACTGCTTCTTGAATACTCTGAGCTCTTTTATGAGCTCGAAGTGGATGCAAAGCCAAGTAAAGAGAAAATGGGAGCCATTCAGGAGGTGTTGGGCGAGGAGCAAAGATTTAAAGCCCTGCAGAAACTACAGGCAGAAAGGGACGCTCTAGTGTTGAAGCACATCCACTTTGTATACCATCCCACAAAGGACACCTGTCCCAACAGCCCCCACTGTGTGGACAGTAAAATAGAGCAGATACTTGCCTCCAGATTCCCCACCCGCTACCCATCATCAGACAGTGCACGGCTGGATGGAGGGAGGGCTGAGCGGATAAACCTTGTCATCCTCGGGAAAGATGGGCTAGCCAGAGAGATGGCAAATGAGATAAGAGCCATGTGCACCAGTGATGACCGGTACGTTTTAGATGGCAGGATGTATGAGCTAACTCTTCGTCCTATAGAGGGAAATGTACGTCTGCCAGTCAATTCCTTCCACACACCAACCTTCACACCCCACGGTTGTCTATGTTTGTACAATTCAAAGGAATCACTCTCCTATGTTGTTGAGAGTATAGAGAAGCTTAGAGAATCAACTATTAGCAGAAGGGAAAGGGAAAACAGCTTAGCCCAACTCCCGCTGTCCCTCCTTCTGGTCACCAAGCGGGGGGTGGGATCCATCGGGGACATTGGGGGGGAGACGGCTCAAACTCTTATACAACAAGGTCAGCAGGTGGCCGGAAAGCTTCAGTGTGCCTACCTAGATCCTGCCTCTCCAGGCATGGGTTATGGCCGAAATGTCAATGAGAGGCAGGTCAACCAGATGTTGAAGGGCCTCTTGGAAACACGAAGGAACACGGGGAGCAGCTCCCCTCCGTTACCTGCTCCATCCTCTGCCTTCAGAGACTCTCAGTCCCAGGCGACGCTCGACGCAGACCTGAGGATAGTCATGTGCCTGATGTGTGGAGACACGTATGACCTAGACCAGCTACTTGCACCCTTCCTTTTGCCACAGCATTGTCGTCCTGCCTCAAACCTCAGCAGCGGCACCTCTGTGGTGCTGGAACTCAGTATAGGTGGTCAGAGGCAAACTGTAGAGCTGTTACTGCTCTCGTTCCATTCGTCATTCTCCCTCCGCAAGACAGGGCTGGTCCATGGCTACATCACAGTGTACTCTGCTCGCCGCAAGGCCTCTATGGAGACATTATGCGCTTTCCTCTGTGAGGTCCAAGACATCATCCCAGTCCAGTTGCTAGCGGTAGGGGAGAGCCAGATGGAGCTGTCAGACTCAGAATCAGCTAAGGAGCAAGTCAGTCAGGGAGAGGAGCTGGCCCATGAAATAGAGGCCAGATTCAACACAGTAATATGTGGACATGGTGGGGTTGTTGGGGGACTACATAAGATTGACCTTTTCCAACCCTTCTTTAAAGAGGTGGTAGAGAAGCGCACAATTGTTGAGGCTTCACACACGTATGACAATGTGGCTGAGGCATGCACGAATGAGAGCATCAGCCCTCGCTGTGGATCTCCCAGTCCTGTTAACGTTCTTTTGGACTCAGAAGACGATATCGACCCATCCCCACCTTACTCCAGCCTGAGAGATGACAGCAGTCTCAGCTCCCACCTGGCAGGCTTCAAGCTGCCAGATCTAGATTCAAGTGATACGTTCTCTGTCATTTCTGACTTCAGCACATTTGAGAGCAAACTGAACAACAAGGTCCCTCCACAGGTGAAGCCTAAGCCTGTCCGAAAGTCTAACCTCAGCTCCTATGTGGACTCGCAGGGAGGCACCAACCGGCGCTCCTTGCCTCAAGCTGTCTCCTGGGCTCCCGGTAGCGATGGTGGCTATGATCCCTCCGACTACGCGGAGCCAATGGATGCGGTGAGCAAACCTCGGCCCACAGAAGAGGAGAATATTTACTCTGTCCCTCATGACAGCACACAGGGCAAGATTATCACCATACGCAATGCCAACAAAGGTCACTCCAATGGGAGCACTGGTGGAAATGGATCAGACAGTGAGGCTGACAGCAGCTCGCTGGAGCGCAGGAGAAAGTTGTCTGCCATTCGGGTAAAGCCGAAGCTTTACAGAGACCGATCCAAACGGCTTGGGAAATTCAGCAATTTTAGGACGAGCTTCTCTATTGGCAGTGACGACGAGATGGGTCCACCCAAGACTAGCCAGGACGAGGGAGGAGCCCAAAAGGACAACTTGATCGAGGAGAGCGAGGATCCGAAAAGGAGGAATATTCTCAAGAGCCTGCGTAGAAATGCGAaggttagtgtttgtgtgtttgagcaaAGTATGAGTGACATAAAAAGAGCATTTTAATAATATGTGTCATTGTATCTAATCCATAGCACAGCACCCAACAGTTGTTAATACTACAAGTCTTTAAAACATTGAGTTTTCTTATACCATTGGCTTGGAAAGCCTCCTTCTTAACGCAAAACACTTGTATCTAAGCTAGCACAGCAGTACAGGATTtggtgcatatatatatatatatgatttgaCGTCTGCGCACAAGtgaatgtatttgtgtatgGTTGCATAAAATATCCAGAATCACAATTAGTATATTTAGTTATTGGCTGAGACTGAACTCCTATTTGCTTTGAATGaattgctgtatttattttttagtcaaGAATTACTAATGAGTTCAGTAAAATGTCCCTTTTCTCTGAAGCTAAGCCCAGTGAAAACATGACACACTGTTCGAGTTTCCTCTCAAAGCATGTCTGCCATATTTTCCCCCGACCACTCTGTGGGAGATCTCTAAACTAGCCAGATCATCAGATGAAAAAGAGACAAACTCCACTCATTAAATTTCTAtaccagaaacagaaactcttAATGGATAGGAGCAGAGCCACAGCATGTGCGGTGCCATTTTATCTGTTTGTGCACACGTGTATTTCTGATTGCATCAAGTCTCTCATTTTATGAGAGCTTGCACATTGGATAGTGGTGTCATGCAAGATCCTGAAAACATCAGCCTCCATCTTACAGCACTTTTTATACATGAAAGGAATGAAGCAAATATTATATCCAAAGTGAAAACTGTACATTACAAATTTGTGCCCCAGTGATTGACTTTAAGTTAAGTCAGCGTTGTTCACTGTTTCCCGTTGTGATACTGCAGAGAAGTTTGAAGCTGGTCAAAATGCTCCTCCCAATTCTTCCCTGTCAGTTTGACTGTTtttgcttccttcctttcattctcttgtattcagtgtttttttcctttacttgCTGATTCTTACTTTTTCTCCTCACATTCCTGtgacactctttttttttttctcccccctcacAACCCTCTGCCCATCATGTTGTCCTCATCTGCAAGagcttttgtttctctctccctccactccTGTGCTTTTCCATTACGGGCCTTTGTCTCTCAGCTGTGCGCTGGTGATACTTTTGACCTTACACTGTTGGGCTTATCAGCCTGGTATGCCGTTCACTCGCACACGTGGTGCGGTACAAAAAAATGCCAGCTGAACAGCAGTTACAGCTGTGTATGTTGTGCTTCTGTGATAATTACCGTGGCTGTCAGTCGGGTGGAACAGGAGGTGTATGATTAATGTTTTCACACACCCAGCTAGGATGTCCAAGTACCTGCACGGAGGCTTCCTCCTCACATAGCTCAACTGTCTACATTACATTATCTTGTACTTAATGCGGGAAGTGTTTAAGCTCAAGTCAAACAGTCGCGTGGTGTTTTGTTGGTCCGACAGGCTGTAAGTGAAATGGACAGCCCGGTGCAAGGCTTTTACGCAACCTTGTGCTCCCGCCCTGTTCTAGTCGAGGGTGTAAGACAAACGGGAGGTCGGTATCTGTCACGTGACGCGTTATAAACCtgcacatttcaaaaacaaatccCCAAGAACGTCGCGAGTGTAGATCAGTGTCGTCATCATTAGTCTAATTAGTGCCTCTGATTTGTGCCCTACAGCAGGTCTGCGATCTGGATATCCACATTACAGCCCATTATGGCTTAATTGTGGTTGTAACAAAGCGATCAAGTTCCATCACCTATAATCTAAGCAGCTGCCTCCAAGATAAGAGTTCATTTTCAATCTGCTGCAGTCTGAAAATCCCCTCAGGATGGCATTTGTATTGACTGATTCGTTCGTCTCAGGCAGATGTTAGTAAAGAACCAGCCATTCCTGTTCGTGTCTTGTCAGGGCCAACACCGAGCCTGAATTTCAGCTGCGTTTAAGGTGAATGTTTGGAGGTTTATgcaatgtaaacattttctttcGACGTGGCCTGAGGATACTTGTCCGCCGAGTAGGAACAGTAATTGAAACTATAGGTCTCTGAGCCCATTTTAAAATCCCCCTGTGCCTCAGGCAGTGACCAACTGTGCCTGTTCTGGTCACCCTCCCTCAGTGTAGAGGCCGGAAAcgtttcctctctctcccctgcagctttttttttttttttcagacctcCTCAGCCAGCAAGAGGAATGTTTTAAATTCCTCGTTTACCTAGTTTGCCTGGTGTGCTCATGCGAGAAAACAACAGGGAGACGGTCAGA
This sequence is a window from Mugil cephalus isolate CIBA_MC_2020 chromosome 9, CIBA_Mcephalus_1.1, whole genome shotgun sequence. Protein-coding genes within it:
- the arhgap35a gene encoding rho GTPase-activating protein 35, with the protein product MAKKQDPRAAIYNLVVVGLSGTEKEKGQCGVGKSCLCNRFVRPSADDFYLDHTSVLSTSDFGGRVVNNDHFLFWGEAGRTVEEGPECRMNVVEQTEFIDDQTFQPHRSTALQPYIKRAASTKLASAEKLMYFCTDQLGLEQDFEQKQMPEGKLMVDGYLLCVDVSRGMNRSFEDQMKFVTNLYNQLAKTKKPVVVVLTKCDEGVERYIKDSHTFALTKKNLQVVETSARSNVNVDLAFLTLVQLIDKSRGKLKIIPYFEALKQQSQQIASAKDRYEWLVNRIVKNHNETWPTVSRRMLTAPEYKEYVFLEGTAKAKKLFQQHVHRLKQEHIEKRRKAYLATLPQALSILLPELDKIDHLSWSGVQKVLETKRDFSQWFVVLDDTPWETTLHIDNMEDDRIPQDLLETPAAQTIYETHLEQLRNERKRAEMRWEFKEKLSVSPFITPGKPWEEARSFIMNEDFYQWLDENEYLDIYNKHQKEIIDRAKEDFQELLLEYSELFYELEVDAKPSKEKMGAIQEVLGEEQRFKALQKLQAERDALVLKHIHFVYHPTKDTCPNSPHCVDSKIEQILASRFPTRYPSSDSARLDGGRAERINLVILGKDGLAREMANEIRAMCTSDDRYVLDGRMYELTLRPIEGNVRLPVNSFHTPTFTPHGCLCLYNSKESLSYVVESIEKLRESTISRRERENSLAQLPLSLLLVTKRGVGSIGDIGGETAQTLIQQGQQVAGKLQCAYLDPASPGMGYGRNVNERQVNQMLKGLLETRRNTGSSSPPLPAPSSAFRDSQSQATLDADLRIVMCLMCGDTYDLDQLLAPFLLPQHCRPASNLSSGTSVVLELSIGGQRQTVELLLLSFHSSFSLRKTGLVHGYITVYSARRKASMETLCAFLCEVQDIIPVQLLAVGESQMELSDSESAKEQVSQGEELAHEIEARFNTVICGHGGVVGGLHKIDLFQPFFKEVVEKRTIVEASHTYDNVAEACTNESISPRCGSPSPVNVLLDSEDDIDPSPPYSSLRDDSSLSSHLAGFKLPDLDSSDTFSVISDFSTFESKLNNKVPPQVKPKPVRKSNLSSYVDSQGGTNRRSLPQAVSWAPGSDGGYDPSDYAEPMDAVSKPRPTEEENIYSVPHDSTQGKIITIRNANKGHSNGSTGGNGSDSEADSSSLERRRKLSAIRVKPKLYRDRSKRLGKFSNFRTSFSIGSDDEMGPPKTSQDEGGAQKDNLIEESEDPKRRNILKSLRRNAKKPRPKPRHSISKPIESNYFGMPLVSVVTPERPIPVFIEKCIRFIETTGLSTEGIYRVSGNKAEMESMQRQFDQDHSLDLVEKDFTMHTVAGAMKAFFSELPEPLVPYSMQGDLVDAFKINDREQRFQTMKDVLRRFPKENYEVFKYVTSHLNKVSQNSKSNLMTSENLSICFWPTLMRPDFTTMDALTATRTYQTIIESFIHQCAYFFYNQPLADGLPGSPTSTLSGGGTSAYSCMAGGYSSSPTPSPAPYVLPATPPVIPHYGPPIHHHHHHHHHHHQSPPHSPPPTPQSPMPALLPPSLHPHLPPTEQHTL